One Gossypium hirsutum isolate 1008001.06 chromosome A08, Gossypium_hirsutum_v2.1, whole genome shotgun sequence genomic window, TCGAATCGCCAACTCGGACGAATTGCCTCGGTTACCGGCTGAATTATCTGAACTCGGTCAGGATTTCGTTGAGAAGTGTTTGATAAGGGATCGAACACAAAGATGGAGCTGCGATCAGCTGCTACAACATCCATTTGTAGCATCGGCTTCAGCACCGAGTGAAATCGGAGAATCATCTCCACGTTGCGTGCTCGATTTCAGCAGCTCGGATTTCGAAGAGGATGAAAATACGGGGAATTTCGAAACTTGGGCGAGGGAGAGGATAAGTAAATTAGCTACAGAAGAAGGGGTAGTTTGGGAATCGGATGGATGGGTGGCGGTAAGAAGTTACGCGCGTGAATCAGGCGTGAATTGTGAGGAAGGGACAAGTACGGAATATCCAGAGTTTATGAGAACAATGAAGGAAATGATTGAAGGGACAAATTTGGAAACTGCCGATTGCTCTGATGGCACTCATTCAGTGGAGTGGCAGTGTAGTAATTACAAGCAATCGAAAAGGTCAAAATGGTCGAGTGGTGAGTTACGGTGCGGTGGGTGGAGATGCGAGTGCTCGACTGGTTCGAGCTGTCTGTATGGGTCACAAAAGATGGAGTTAGCAGTGGGGAAAGGACAGTTGAGAATCtacatgttttataatttattattaaaactaattttctgtaatttaagaatattcaaatatattttattggTGTTTTTCAATTACTCTTTTTTATTTACTATATTCTTTACCTTTTCTTCTCAGCCTCAAAATTTCCCCAGTCATCACAAGAATATACATGGTTATTAATGAAACATTCTGGAAATTAAAAAAAGTCATTAAGTtcaattttttaactaaaaatttgtgttaaaaaataaataaagttaaaatataaggATTTAGCTGTTTGCCACT contains:
- the LOC107893392 gene encoding mitogen-activated protein kinase kinase kinase 18 — protein: MEKQSNSKKPSWVRGKCLGKGAFGTVSLAIHQSDGAVFAVKSVDLATGVPSQLESLENEIRILRSLTSPYVVEYLGDDVTKNESSAASFRNLHMEYMQGGTVSDVAIVKQRLADLDERILRWHTRCLLSALKYMHGQGIVHCDVKGKNVLVGQDFSSIKLADFGSAIEIVKESRGDRCGTVITPRGSPLWMAPEVIRGEYQGPESDVWSLGCTVIEMVTGKPAWEDQGLKSLTRIANSDELPRLPAELSELGQDFVEKCLIRDRTQRWSCDQLLQHPFVASASAPSEIGESSPRCVLDFSSSDFEEDENTGNFETWARERISKLATEEGVVWESDGWVAVRSYARESGVNCEEGTSTEYPEFMRTMKEMIEGTNLETADCSDGTHSVEWQCSNYKQSKRSKWSSGELRCGGWRCECSTGSSCLYGSQKMELAVGKGQLRIYMFYNLLLKLIFCNLRIFKYILLVFFNYSFLFTIFFTFSSQPQNFPSHHKNIHGY